A single genomic interval of Lewinellaceae bacterium harbors:
- a CDS encoding histidine phosphatase family protein, producing MKKIFFVPLLFLTTLAFSYTFFSCEKSSEIVTNTVIETDTLYITQQDTAFIIVTDTLTLTTFLQDTATTFLLVRHAETDGMGSNPNLSAAGQARAEELRRVLANVPLDAVFSTNFNRTMQTAQPTAEDKSLAITAYDPFNLSPFVEATLAGYHAGAVLVVGHSNTTPSLLNVLVGANTYSNLPETEYDNLFVVTVFEKGRAEVVHLKYGR from the coding sequence ATGAAAAAAATCTTCTTCGTCCCACTGCTGTTTTTAACGACGCTGGCCTTTTCATACACCTTTTTTTCTTGCGAAAAAAGCTCGGAAATCGTTACCAATACCGTAATAGAAACGGACACCCTGTACATCACGCAGCAAGATACTGCCTTCATTATCGTGACCGACACCCTGACCCTGACAACCTTCCTCCAGGACACCGCCACGACCTTCCTCCTCGTGCGCCATGCTGAAACCGATGGTATGGGCAGCAACCCGAATCTGAGCGCCGCCGGACAGGCCCGGGCGGAAGAACTCCGCCGGGTTTTGGCCAATGTGCCGCTAGATGCGGTATTCTCCACCAACTTCAACCGAACCATGCAGACGGCTCAGCCTACCGCCGAGGACAAGTCCCTGGCCATAACTGCATACGACCCCTTCAACCTCAGCCCTTTTGTAGAGGCCACCCTCGCCGGCTACCATGCCGGCGCCGTGCTGGTCGTTGGCCATTCCAACACTACCCCCTCCCTTTTGAATGTGCTGGTTGGAGCGAATACCTATTCCAACCTGCCGGAAACGGAATACGATAATTTGTTCGTGGTGACGGTATTTGAGAAAGGGCGGGCGGAGGTAGTG